The Priestia aryabhattai genome includes a window with the following:
- a CDS encoding heptaprenylglyceryl phosphate synthase: MYDIKEWRHVFKLDPNKEISDADLEKICESGTDAVLVGGSDGVTLDNVLQLLMRIRRYTVPCALEVSTIDSVTPGFDSYFIPTVLNSKDPKWIVDLHHAAMKEYGEIMDWDEIFVEGYCVLNPEAKVAALTEAKTDLNAEDVVAYARMAERMFHLPVFYLEYSGTYGDPALVTEVKNSLNETKLFYGGGIVTKEQASEMGELADTVIVGNVIYTNLSEALKTVQAVKKNIAQ, translated from the coding sequence ATGTATGATATTAAAGAGTGGAGACATGTCTTTAAATTAGATCCCAATAAAGAGATTTCAGATGCAGATTTAGAAAAAATTTGCGAGTCAGGCACGGATGCGGTTCTTGTAGGAGGGTCTGACGGAGTGACTCTAGACAATGTGCTGCAGCTGTTAATGCGTATTCGCCGCTACACCGTGCCATGTGCGCTAGAAGTATCAACAATTGACTCTGTAACACCTGGTTTTGATTCTTACTTTATTCCTACTGTTTTAAACAGCAAAGACCCAAAATGGATTGTTGATTTACATCATGCGGCGATGAAGGAATACGGAGAGATCATGGACTGGGATGAAATTTTTGTAGAAGGATACTGCGTCCTTAACCCGGAAGCAAAAGTAGCTGCGCTAACGGAAGCGAAAACTGATTTGAACGCAGAAGACGTTGTAGCGTATGCTCGTATGGCTGAACGCATGTTTCATTTGCCCGTTTTCTATCTAGAATACAGCGGAACGTATGGAGATCCTGCATTAGTGACAGAAGTGAAAAATTCGCTAAATGAGACGAAGTTATTTTACGGCGGGGGTATTGTGACAAAAGAGCAAGCGAGTGAGATGGGAGAGCTAGCGGATACGGTTATCGTAGGAAATGTTATTTATACGAATTTATCTGAAGCGTTAAAAACTGTACAAGCGGTAAAAAAGAATATTGCACAGTGA